From one Salinibacterium hongtaonis genomic stretch:
- the ctaE gene encoding aa3-type cytochrome oxidase subunit III: protein MGLVTSTSITHAPGAPVVNRPNVVAIGTIVWLGSEVMFFAGLFAIYFTLRGTSPELWAAETAVLNVPFALTITIILVLSSVTAQFGVFAAERMQPRRTGTLLQIGKWGMVEWFFLTYIMGALFVTGQVFEYATLVSEHIGLQSNSYGSAFYITTGFHGLHVIGGLIAFLFIIGRAYAVKHFGHKEATSAIVVSYYWHFVDVVWIGLFLVIYVLK from the coding sequence ATGGGACTCGTGACCAGCACCTCAATAACCCATGCCCCAGGGGCCCCTGTCGTGAACAGGCCTAACGTCGTCGCGATCGGCACGATCGTCTGGCTGGGCAGCGAGGTCATGTTCTTCGCCGGCCTCTTTGCCATTTACTTCACTCTTCGCGGCACGTCCCCGGAGCTGTGGGCTGCAGAGACCGCCGTTCTCAACGTGCCCTTCGCGCTCACCATCACGATCATCCTCGTGCTTTCCTCCGTGACTGCTCAGTTCGGCGTCTTCGCCGCTGAGCGCATGCAGCCGCGCCGCACAGGCACGCTGCTGCAGATCGGCAAATGGGGAATGGTCGAGTGGTTCTTCCTCACCTACATCATGGGCGCGCTGTTCGTGACCGGCCAGGTGTTCGAGTATGCGACCCTCGTGAGCGAGCACATCGGGCTCCAGTCGAACTCGTATGGTTCCGCGTTCTACATCACCACCGGCTTCCACGGCCTGCACGTGATCGGTGGCCTCATCGCGTTCCTCTTCATCATCGGCCGCGCCTACGCGGTCAAGCACTTCGGGCACAAAGAAGCGACTAGCGCAATCGTCGTTTCGTACTACTGGCACTTCGTTGACGTGGTCTGGATCGGCCTGTTCCTGGTGATCTACGTTCTCAAATAG
- a CDS encoding GNAT family N-acetyltransferase produces the protein MSTTAAISPANANIRAASHGDAAAVFALVNQLSDRYDVDRPAFDIAFAEAVDGGDRSVLLIADVDGHVAGYALMTVARLIYTRQDAAQIQELIVDAAWGRRGIGSSLVAAVEDICRGRGISELIVASRRAPAFYDRLDYRSTADYLKKVFNTEH, from the coding sequence ATGAGTACTACCGCGGCAATTTCGCCCGCTAACGCAAACATCCGCGCGGCATCCCATGGGGATGCCGCTGCGGTGTTTGCGCTCGTGAACCAGCTCTCTGATCGCTACGATGTCGACCGCCCGGCGTTCGACATCGCCTTCGCTGAGGCGGTCGATGGTGGGGACCGTAGCGTTCTTCTCATCGCCGATGTCGACGGCCATGTCGCCGGCTACGCTCTCATGACGGTGGCACGCCTCATCTATACCCGGCAGGACGCTGCTCAGATCCAGGAGCTCATCGTCGACGCCGCGTGGGGTCGACGGGGGATCGGCAGCAGCCTCGTGGCCGCTGTTGAAGACATCTGCCGCGGTCGCGGCATCAGCGAGCTCATCGTAGCCAGCCGCAGAGCACCGGCCTTCTATGACCGTCTTGACTACCGCTCGACAGCGGATTACCTCAAGAAGGTCTTCAACACCGAGCATTGA
- the qcrB gene encoding cytochrome bc1 complex cytochrome b subunit has protein sequence MTTTATSAAAEASVTEKAPVGRGMRFTSAAASYIDDRTSISGLVKELGRKIFPDHWSFMLGEVALYSFVVILLSGTFLTFFFDPSMTEIHYEGSYVPLKGVEMSAAMASTLDISFDIRGGLLMRQLHHWAALLFVASIGLHMLRVFFTGAFRKPREINWVIGFVLFILAMAEGFTGYSLPDDLLSGNGLRIIDGMLKGIPIVGTWISYLLFGGEFPGTEIVPRLFVLHIMLLPAILIATLGVHLLLMIINKHTQFAGPGRTNDNVVGVPVMPVFAAKAGGFFFVVFGVLVLIASFFSINAVWVYGPYDPSPVSAGTQPDWYIGFADGALRLVPPGWEFLLFGYTVSMNILVPLVVLGLFIVIVAIYPFIEAWVTGDQREHHIAQRPRNAPTRTAIGAAGVTFYAVMWAAASSDIMATHFHLTIEGITHALQALLFVGPVVAYFVAKRVCLALQKKDREIALHGFESGRIVRLPGGEYVEVHQPLSEYERWRLVSYDDYKPLMLRPNDQGKITTGMRLRAAFSRWFFEDRVSPPTRTELEQGEHH, from the coding sequence ATGACAACCACAGCAACATCCGCGGCCGCAGAGGCGTCCGTGACTGAGAAGGCCCCCGTTGGCCGCGGAATGCGTTTCACTAGCGCTGCCGCCAGCTACATCGACGACCGCACGAGCATCTCGGGCCTGGTCAAGGAACTCGGTCGCAAGATCTTTCCTGACCACTGGTCTTTCATGCTCGGCGAGGTCGCCCTCTATAGCTTCGTTGTGATCCTGCTCTCGGGCACCTTCCTAACGTTCTTCTTCGACCCGTCGATGACCGAGATCCACTACGAGGGTTCGTATGTTCCCCTCAAGGGCGTCGAGATGTCTGCGGCTATGGCCTCGACACTCGATATCTCATTCGATATCCGTGGTGGCCTGCTTATGCGCCAGCTGCACCACTGGGCCGCTCTGCTCTTCGTAGCGTCCATCGGCCTACACATGCTCCGCGTCTTCTTCACGGGCGCATTCCGCAAGCCGCGCGAAATCAACTGGGTCATCGGCTTCGTTCTCTTCATCCTTGCGATGGCCGAGGGCTTCACCGGATACTCGCTTCCCGACGACCTGCTCTCGGGCAACGGTCTTCGCATCATCGACGGAATGCTCAAGGGCATCCCGATCGTGGGCACCTGGATCTCCTACCTGCTGTTCGGTGGCGAGTTCCCGGGAACCGAGATCGTGCCTCGCCTCTTCGTGCTGCACATCATGCTGCTTCCCGCGATCCTCATCGCGACCCTCGGCGTTCACCTGCTGCTGATGATTATCAACAAGCACACGCAGTTCGCTGGCCCCGGTCGCACCAACGACAACGTTGTTGGCGTGCCCGTGATGCCCGTGTTCGCAGCCAAGGCCGGCGGATTCTTCTTCGTCGTCTTCGGTGTGCTGGTGCTCATCGCGTCGTTCTTCTCCATCAACGCGGTCTGGGTCTATGGCCCTTACGACCCCTCCCCTGTTTCGGCCGGTACCCAGCCCGACTGGTACATCGGATTCGCCGATGGAGCGCTTCGACTCGTTCCCCCGGGATGGGAGTTCCTGCTCTTCGGCTACACCGTGTCGATGAACATCCTCGTCCCCCTCGTTGTCCTGGGTCTGTTTATCGTGATTGTTGCGATCTACCCCTTCATCGAGGCATGGGTCACGGGCGACCAGCGCGAGCACCACATCGCTCAGCGTCCCCGCAACGCGCCCACTCGCACGGCCATCGGTGCCGCGGGTGTCACGTTCTACGCGGTCATGTGGGCGGCAGCATCGTCCGACATCATGGCGACGCACTTCCATCTCACGATCGAGGGCATCACCCACGCGCTGCAGGCTCTGCTCTTTGTGGGTCCGGTGGTTGCCTACTTCGTGGCGAAGCGTGTCTGCCTGGCTCTGCAGAAGAAGGACCGCGAGATCGCCCTTCACGGCTTCGAGTCTGGTCGCATCGTGCGCTTGCCCGGTGGCGAGTACGTCGAGGTCCACCAGCCGCTGTCGGAGTACGAGCGCTGGCGTCTGGTCAGCTACGACGACTACAAGCCGCTGATGCTTCGCCCGAACGACCAGGGCAAGATCACAACCGGAATGCGCCTGCGTGCGGCGTTCTCCCGCTGGTTCTTCGAGGACAGGGTTTCGCCCCCGACTCGTACGGAACTCGAGCAGGGCGAACACCACTAG
- a CDS encoding DUF2975 domain-containing protein translates to MNPNLPRLSLTLMIVIECTLGALFFVGIGALALLPGLSADIAASLPEYAGLRMPLLALATAITVLGLVSLVMIALIVCRIYRGSVLAPASLLWLDVIVGSLGAAAFLIAIAFVVISNGQAGSPFLALVQLVGILALVVLAYIALKFRSRLRRAITMRAELDEAA, encoded by the coding sequence ATGAACCCCAATCTGCCGCGACTCTCCCTGACGCTGATGATTGTCATAGAGTGCACCCTGGGGGCACTGTTCTTTGTTGGAATTGGCGCGCTTGCGCTTCTCCCGGGATTGTCAGCGGATATTGCCGCGAGCCTTCCTGAATACGCTGGCTTGCGTATGCCGTTGCTCGCGCTGGCCACCGCCATCACCGTTCTCGGGCTAGTTTCCCTGGTGATGATCGCTCTGATCGTGTGCCGCATTTACCGTGGATCCGTGCTCGCCCCTGCGTCCCTGCTATGGCTAGATGTGATCGTTGGTTCGCTCGGCGCTGCCGCATTTCTGATAGCCATCGCCTTCGTCGTGATTAGCAATGGGCAGGCGGGCAGTCCGTTCCTCGCGCTCGTCCAGTTGGTCGGGATTCTGGCTCTCGTCGTGCTGGCCTACATTGCCCTAAAGTTTCGGTCGCGCCTCAGGCGCGCGATTACGATGCGGGCTGAATTGGATGAGGCCGCCTGA
- a CDS encoding GNAT family N-acetyltransferase: MHEAHTITTRAYTPDDAAATLGIFLRAITEIASADYTALQIRAWAGPTRRSLASWHDARAAAATLVAVADGQIAGFADVSPRGYVDMMFVSPDSVRQGVGSRLMVELSERAVLAGAHELSTNASITAVPFFEHHGFTVVAEQHPEIAGTRLTNYRMTKRLL, from the coding sequence GTGCATGAAGCTCACACCATCACGACTCGGGCCTACACCCCGGATGACGCCGCAGCGACGCTGGGGATCTTTCTACGAGCGATCACAGAGATAGCTAGCGCCGACTACACAGCCCTGCAGATCCGCGCGTGGGCCGGACCAACGCGGCGGTCTTTGGCGTCGTGGCACGACGCACGGGCGGCAGCAGCAACCCTCGTTGCGGTGGCCGACGGGCAGATCGCAGGGTTTGCAGACGTCTCACCCAGGGGCTACGTGGACATGATGTTCGTAAGCCCTGATTCTGTGCGCCAGGGCGTCGGCTCCAGGCTGATGGTGGAACTATCCGAAAGGGCTGTACTAGCCGGAGCACACGAGCTCAGCACCAATGCGAGCATCACGGCTGTGCCGTTCTTCGAGCACCACGGCTTCACCGTGGTTGCGGAGCAGCATCCAGAGATTGCCGGGACACGGCTCACCAACTACCGCATGACTAAACGCCTGTTATGA
- the qcrA gene encoding cytochrome bc1 complex Rieske iron-sulfur subunit translates to MAKQDNGESLAAAGSAVEKSGAPAVSPGTAVVASDALTNPGLPPHNPRVTDTDPAKERHASRLVGGLFLLSIVGSIFAIVAYIIFPITPGDMLSVRLNTLFLGLGITLALIPLGIGAIYWAKNLMSSHELVEMRHPTRGTDETRAAAANIFTLGNQESGFTRRKLIRNSLIGALAVFPLPAIVMFRDLAPAEDPVALFKHTMWKKGTRLAIDPSGAPIKAADVTRGSVFHVIPADLYDAEHVLDEKAKAAVLLMRLDPSELNELEERKEWSYDGIVAYSKICTHVGCPVALYEQHTHHLLCPCHQSTFDVTNHCEVIFGPAKRPLPQLPIAVDSEGYLIAQSDFLEPVGPSFWERSV, encoded by the coding sequence ATGGCAAAGCAGGACAACGGCGAGTCTCTCGCCGCTGCCGGCTCGGCTGTCGAGAAAAGCGGAGCCCCAGCGGTTTCGCCAGGCACGGCCGTCGTCGCCTCAGACGCGCTCACCAACCCGGGGCTCCCCCCACACAATCCTCGGGTAACAGACACCGACCCAGCCAAGGAGCGGCACGCTTCGCGACTGGTCGGTGGACTCTTCCTCCTGTCGATCGTGGGAAGCATCTTCGCGATCGTCGCGTACATCATCTTCCCGATCACCCCGGGCGACATGTTGTCGGTTCGACTGAACACGCTCTTCCTCGGGCTCGGCATCACGCTCGCACTGATTCCTCTCGGAATCGGCGCGATTTACTGGGCCAAGAACCTCATGAGTAGTCATGAGCTTGTCGAGATGCGCCACCCCACGCGCGGCACCGACGAGACCCGCGCTGCTGCAGCAAACATCTTCACCCTGGGCAACCAGGAGTCGGGCTTCACCCGTCGCAAGCTCATCCGCAACAGCCTCATCGGAGCACTTGCCGTGTTCCCGCTGCCGGCTATCGTGATGTTCCGCGACCTGGCGCCTGCAGAGGACCCCGTAGCTCTCTTCAAGCACACGATGTGGAAGAAGGGCACCCGTCTGGCAATTGACCCCTCGGGCGCTCCGATCAAGGCTGCGGATGTTACCCGCGGTTCTGTCTTCCATGTCATCCCCGCAGATCTGTACGACGCCGAGCACGTTCTCGACGAGAAGGCCAAGGCCGCCGTGCTTCTCATGCGCCTTGACCCGTCCGAACTCAACGAGCTCGAAGAGCGCAAGGAATGGTCGTACGACGGCATCGTCGCGTACTCCAAGATCTGCACCCATGTCGGTTGCCCCGTTGCCCTTTACGAGCAGCACACGCACCACCTGCTGTGCCCCTGCCACCAGTCGACGTTCGACGTGACCAACCACTGTGAGGTCATTTTCGGACCGGCAAAGCGGCCGCTCCCCCAGCTTCCTATCGCCGTGGACTCCGAGGGCTACCTCATTGCCCAAAGCGACTTCCTCGAGCCCGTTGGTCCTAGCTTCTGGGAGCGTTCCGTATGA
- the qcrC gene encoding cytochrome bc1 complex diheme cytochrome c subunit, whose amino-acid sequence MGIDSTKPNGRRTQVGRRHPLASVALILAGLVATGGAYALFTSTATAETASSEVVHQQLVDEGEALFAANCSSCHGMNGEGTEEGVSLFGVGAAAVDFQVGTGRMPMAAQGPQAEKKPVQFSDEQILALATYVADFAPGPEIPNEELLDGSDADLANGGVLFRINCAMCHNVAGAGGALTEGKFAPSLQGVSSKHIYEAMVTGPQNMPVFNDLNLTPEDKADVIAYLKFLEETPSVGGFTLGSLGPVSEGLFIWIFGLGAVVGVTVWIAARAN is encoded by the coding sequence ATGGGAATTGACTCGACTAAGCCGAACGGTCGTCGCACGCAAGTGGGACGTCGTCACCCCCTGGCGAGCGTCGCGCTCATCCTCGCCGGCCTTGTGGCCACCGGCGGCGCGTATGCACTCTTCACATCGACAGCCACGGCGGAGACCGCCAGCTCCGAGGTCGTGCATCAGCAGCTGGTCGACGAGGGTGAAGCACTCTTCGCCGCTAACTGCTCCAGCTGCCACGGTATGAACGGTGAGGGCACCGAAGAAGGCGTAAGCCTGTTCGGTGTCGGCGCTGCCGCTGTCGACTTCCAGGTCGGAACCGGCCGCATGCCGATGGCTGCCCAGGGACCGCAGGCAGAAAAGAAGCCCGTGCAGTTCTCTGACGAGCAGATTCTGGCACTCGCTACGTATGTTGCAGATTTCGCTCCCGGCCCCGAGATCCCCAACGAGGAGCTCCTCGACGGTTCAGACGCCGACCTCGCCAACGGTGGAGTTCTCTTCCGCATTAACTGCGCAATGTGCCACAACGTTGCCGGCGCTGGCGGCGCACTGACCGAGGGCAAGTTCGCTCCTTCGCTCCAGGGTGTTTCGTCGAAGCACATCTATGAGGCCATGGTGACCGGGCCCCAGAACATGCCGGTGTTCAACGACCTGAACCTCACTCCTGAGGACAAGGCAGATGTCATCGCTTACCTCAAGTTCCTCGAGGAGACCCCGTCAGTTGGCGGTTTCACCCTCGGGAGCCTCGGACCTGTCTCCGAAGGTCTCTTCATCTGGATCTTCGGTCTCGGCGCTGTCGTCGGCGTAACGGTGTGGATCGCCGCACGCGCCAACTAG